The proteins below come from a single Methanomassiliicoccales archaeon genomic window:
- the porA gene encoding pyruvate ferredoxin oxidoreductase yields the protein MLDLMTANAAAAKAAMLARVEVIAAYPITPQTSISEKLAEMVANGELKAKYIKVESEHSAMAALIGASYIGARTFTATSSQGLALMHEMLYWAAGARRPVVMPVVSRALGPPWNIWTDHMDVMGERDTGWLQFFCENNQETLDLILLAYRVAEDKDIMLPAMIIEDGFILSHTFEKVDVPAIEEVDFYLHAFNPDVKVNFRKPRRYGSLVMPDWAMEFRYNNGLAMDRAKKKIVEAGVAFKKAFGRDYCSLLEAYRCDDAEVALVIAGSAAGTAKVAADRMRERGRKVGVIKLRVFRPFPSEEFRQIASTVCTIGVFDRSYTYAESGTICGEVRNSLFSLAKDVHVKGYIGGLGGRDITEADLERIFDDLLAISHQGKVDRDMQWIALRDGSLRW from the coding sequence ATGCTAGACCTGATGACCGCCAACGCGGCCGCGGCCAAAGCGGCCATGCTCGCCCGAGTGGAGGTCATAGCCGCCTATCCCATCACGCCGCAAACGAGCATTTCGGAGAAGCTGGCGGAGATGGTGGCCAACGGCGAGCTCAAGGCCAAGTACATCAAGGTGGAGAGCGAGCACAGCGCCATGGCCGCTCTCATAGGCGCTTCCTACATAGGAGCGAGAACGTTCACCGCCACCTCGTCACAGGGTCTGGCGCTCATGCACGAGATGCTCTACTGGGCGGCGGGAGCTCGCAGGCCCGTGGTCATGCCGGTGGTCTCCCGGGCGCTCGGGCCGCCCTGGAACATTTGGACCGATCACATGGACGTCATGGGGGAGAGAGACACCGGCTGGCTGCAGTTCTTCTGCGAGAACAACCAGGAGACGCTGGACCTCATCCTTCTGGCATACAGGGTGGCCGAAGACAAGGACATCATGCTCCCGGCCATGATCATCGAGGATGGCTTCATCCTCTCCCATACCTTCGAGAAGGTGGACGTTCCGGCGATAGAGGAAGTGGATTTCTATCTCCATGCCTTCAATCCGGACGTCAAAGTGAACTTCCGCAAGCCCCGTAGGTATGGCAGTCTGGTGATGCCCGATTGGGCCATGGAGTTCCGCTACAATAACGGCCTGGCCATGGACCGGGCGAAGAAGAAGATCGTCGAGGCGGGGGTGGCTTTCAAGAAGGCCTTCGGGCGCGACTACTGCTCGCTGCTGGAGGCTTACAGATGCGATGATGCCGAGGTGGCGTTGGTCATCGCCGGTTCCGCGGCTGGCACGGCCAAGGTCGCGGCGGACCGCATGCGAGAGCGGGGAAGGAAGGTGGGCGTGATCAAGTTACGAGTCTTCCGCCCCTTCCCTTCTGAGGAGTTCAGACAGATCGCTAGTACTGTGTGCACCATCGGGGTCTTCGACCGCAGCTATACCTACGCCGAGAGCGGGACGATATGCGGAGAGGTGCGCAATTCGCTCTTCTCCCTGGCCAAGGACGTGCACGTCAAGGGATACATCGGCGGTCTGGGTGGTAGAGATATCACCGAAGCTGACCTAGAACGCATCTTCGACGACCTTCTAGCGATATCTCACCAAGGCAAGGTGGACCGAGATATGCAATGGATCGCGCTGCGGGACGGCAGCCTGAGGTGGTGA
- a CDS encoding thiamine pyrophosphate-dependent enzyme, whose protein sequence is MPKFTIPKEELECKGHSGCAGCGATLLARYTLKALGPRTIINVPACCWSVVQGVWPRAALKVPVIDHAFECTGAVSSGIRAALDIKGIEDVNVVGWAGDGGTVDIGLQALSGAVDRGTDMIYIMYDNEAYMNTGIQRSGCTPLYAWTNTTPGGPNGEWNLVPKKRIMEMLVANGIVYGATVSIAYPEDLIAKLRKAKQIKGPKFIHALSSCPSGWKIDPSKSIEMARLATLTGIFPLYEVEHGKYALSKDLKSKPVEEYLKPQGRFKHLTPEMIAEIQKKADEDYAALKSKCE, encoded by the coding sequence ATGCCCAAGTTCACCATTCCCAAGGAAGAGCTGGAGTGCAAGGGCCACAGCGGCTGCGCCGGATGCGGCGCCACCCTTCTGGCCCGCTACACCCTGAAGGCCCTGGGGCCGAGGACCATCATCAACGTCCCCGCCTGCTGCTGGTCGGTGGTGCAGGGCGTATGGCCTCGAGCGGCGCTTAAGGTGCCGGTCATCGACCACGCTTTCGAATGCACGGGGGCGGTGTCATCGGGCATCAGAGCAGCGCTGGACATCAAAGGCATCGAGGACGTCAACGTGGTCGGCTGGGCCGGGGACGGAGGCACGGTGGACATCGGGTTGCAAGCGCTTTCAGGGGCTGTGGACCGGGGCACGGACATGATCTACATCATGTACGACAACGAGGCCTACATGAACACCGGCATCCAGAGGAGCGGCTGCACACCCTTGTACGCCTGGACGAACACCACTCCCGGCGGTCCGAACGGCGAATGGAACCTGGTGCCCAAGAAACGCATCATGGAGATGCTGGTCGCGAACGGCATAGTCTACGGGGCGACGGTGAGCATCGCCTATCCCGAGGACCTCATCGCCAAGCTGCGCAAAGCTAAGCAGATCAAGGGGCCGAAGTTCATCCACGCCCTTTCTTCTTGTCCGTCCGGCTGGAAGATCGATCCCTCGAAATCCATAGAGATGGCCCGCCTGGCCACGCTCACAGGCATCTTCCCTCTCTACGAGGTCGAGCACGGCAAGTACGCTCTGTCCAAGGACCTGAAATCGAAGCCGGTGGAGGAATACCTGAAACCTCAGGGAAGGTTCAAACACCTCACCCCCGAGATGATAGCCGAAATCCAGAAGAAGGCCGACGAGGATTACGCCGCGCTCAAATCGAAGTGCGAGTAG
- the iorA gene encoding indolepyruvate ferredoxin oxidoreductase subunit alpha, translating into MNEIDRKLLLGNEAIARGCVEAGVSVATTYPGAPSSEIGLIMDETSEEFGFYFEYSTNEKVAMETAAAAAASGLRSFVFMKHVGVNVASDALMSLGYTGVRGGMVVLSADDPSLHSSQNEQDNRYYARLANLPMLEPSTPAEAKEMAIAGFEISEELGCPVFLRTTTRVNHTRGVVPIGSAAPVKRKGHFDKDPQRFVPVPSFARKMRLQLLERMAQARLLTERCRFNFAHGSGKVGVVASGIAYAYAREFIYGSEILKLGMTNPLPEKMIAEFLGGKKRVIVLEELEPLLENDVLCIAKDANPAVEVIGKRSGHLPKAFEYTPETLLPLAELVEVTKGQRPVETGQLTAPSRPPVLCAGCPHRASFYAVKCALGGQEAVVSTDIGCYTLGLNPPMNMADYLLCMGSSVGAAGGFAEATDQKVVAFIGDSTLFHSGIPGIINAVFNDHRYLLVILDNRTTAMTGHQPNPGTGRSGGRQTQPLDIETLVRGCGVKSVTTVDPYDIRSTTAAAKEALAKNELTVIVARRACPLAIKKKGKEERSSYRVDREKCVFCRTCFSKFACPAMRADGDKAMIDSSLCIGCGACVAVCPKNAIGVRQ; encoded by the coding sequence ATGAATGAGATAGACCGCAAGCTGCTCCTCGGGAACGAAGCGATCGCCAGGGGGTGCGTGGAAGCCGGAGTATCGGTGGCCACCACCTATCCGGGAGCGCCATCCTCCGAGATCGGCCTGATCATGGACGAGACCTCTGAAGAGTTCGGGTTCTACTTCGAATATTCCACCAACGAGAAAGTGGCCATGGAGACCGCGGCCGCCGCGGCAGCTAGCGGACTGCGTTCCTTCGTGTTCATGAAGCACGTGGGAGTGAACGTCGCCAGCGATGCTTTGATGAGCCTGGGATACACCGGCGTGCGCGGAGGCATGGTGGTGCTGAGCGCTGACGACCCCTCGCTCCACTCCAGCCAGAACGAACAGGACAACCGCTACTATGCTCGTCTAGCGAATCTCCCGATGCTTGAGCCTTCCACACCGGCCGAGGCGAAGGAGATGGCCATTGCGGGTTTCGAGATCTCCGAGGAGCTGGGCTGCCCGGTCTTCCTGCGCACCACCACCAGGGTGAACCACACCCGGGGAGTGGTGCCCATAGGTTCGGCCGCACCAGTGAAGAGGAAAGGCCATTTCGACAAGGACCCTCAGCGCTTCGTGCCCGTGCCCAGCTTCGCCAGGAAGATGAGATTGCAGCTGCTGGAACGGATGGCGCAGGCCCGGCTGCTCACCGAGAGGTGCCGTTTCAACTTCGCTCACGGTTCCGGAAAGGTGGGGGTGGTGGCGAGCGGGATAGCCTATGCCTACGCCCGCGAGTTCATCTACGGCTCAGAGATCCTCAAGCTGGGCATGACCAACCCGTTGCCGGAGAAGATGATAGCGGAGTTCCTCGGGGGCAAGAAGAGGGTGATCGTTCTGGAGGAACTGGAACCCCTCTTGGAGAACGATGTGTTGTGCATCGCCAAGGATGCCAATCCAGCCGTCGAGGTCATCGGCAAACGCTCCGGTCATCTGCCTAAGGCGTTCGAGTATACGCCGGAGACGCTGCTACCCTTGGCCGAGCTGGTGGAGGTGACGAAAGGTCAGAGACCGGTAGAAACGGGTCAGTTGACCGCTCCCTCTCGACCACCGGTGCTTTGCGCCGGCTGTCCTCACCGAGCTTCTTTCTACGCCGTCAAATGTGCGCTAGGGGGTCAGGAAGCGGTGGTCAGCACGGACATCGGCTGCTACACCCTCGGCCTCAATCCCCCCATGAACATGGCAGACTACCTGCTGTGCATGGGATCGAGCGTAGGGGCCGCCGGAGGCTTCGCCGAGGCCACGGACCAGAAGGTGGTGGCGTTCATCGGGGATTCGACCCTATTCCATTCGGGCATACCGGGCATAATCAACGCGGTCTTCAACGATCACCGCTACTTGCTCGTCATACTGGACAACCGCACCACCGCCATGACCGGCCACCAACCTAATCCCGGGACGGGAAGGAGCGGCGGGCGGCAGACGCAACCGCTGGACATCGAGACGTTGGTCCGCGGATGTGGCGTCAAGAGCGTGACGACCGTCGATCCCTACGACATCAGGAGCACCACGGCCGCTGCCAAGGAGGCCCTGGCCAAGAACGAGCTAACGGTCATCGTGGCCCGCCGGGCGTGTCCTCTGGCCATCAAGAAGAAGGGGAAGGAAGAGAGATCGTCATATCGCGTTGATAGGGAGAAGTGCGTGTTCTGCAGGACCTGCTTCTCCAAATTCGCCTGCCCGGCCATGCGCGCTGACGGGGACAAGGCGATGATCGATAGTTCTCTCTGCATCGGTTGCGGCGCCTGCGTGGCCGTCTGTCCCAAGAACGCCATCGGGGTGAGGCAGTGA
- a CDS encoding indolepyruvate oxidoreductase subunit beta codes for MKYNVLIVGVGGQGVLLASRVLGEAALRSGEEVVISEVHGMAQRGGSVTSVVRFGEGVISPLIPLAGADVILGFEPLETYRAMNYAHQGTTVITDLAPILPAGVVSGKEVYPAVEDIMSAIRHAQVKLYSFDASGEALRAGSKLATNSVLLGALCGSRALPLEPKLVRAVLQESVREKSRDMNGEAFDKGFEYARGASKER; via the coding sequence GTGAAGTACAATGTGCTCATCGTGGGCGTGGGAGGGCAAGGCGTGCTGCTCGCCTCTCGCGTGCTGGGTGAAGCAGCTTTGCGTTCTGGAGAAGAGGTCGTCATCAGCGAGGTGCATGGCATGGCGCAAAGGGGAGGGAGCGTCACGTCCGTGGTACGCTTCGGAGAGGGCGTGATCAGCCCCCTCATACCTTTGGCCGGGGCGGACGTCATCCTGGGCTTCGAGCCCCTGGAGACCTACCGGGCCATGAACTACGCTCATCAAGGCACGACCGTCATCACCGACCTGGCTCCCATCCTGCCCGCTGGAGTGGTCAGCGGGAAGGAGGTGTACCCGGCCGTGGAGGACATCATGAGCGCCATCAGACACGCCCAGGTCAAGTTGTATTCCTTCGATGCGAGCGGCGAAGCGCTGCGAGCAGGCAGCAAGCTCGCCACCAACTCAGTGCTGCTCGGAGCGCTATGCGGTTCTCGCGCTCTGCCTCTGGAGCCAAAGCTGGTAAGGGCGGTCCTGCAGGAGAGCGTGCGTGAGAAGTCCCGCGACATGAACGGCGAGGCGTTCGACAAAGGCTTCGAATACGCCCGTGGCGCTTCGAAAGAACGATGA
- a CDS encoding ATP-NAD kinase family protein: MRLAVLINPIAGMGGSVGLKGTDGDDVIREAVHRGAKPMAEDRMRTALASAGDLTQAEIITCGGPMGENALSSLGIGHEVVYITPDDPSAKDTMQACGRFLDRKAELLLFAGGDGTARDLLDAIGTSMPVIGVPSGVKMHSAVFANSARDAGALLSNHLRTKLQLREAEVMDIDEEAYRQGRLSAKLYGYLLMPYDRRLVQPIKGEVEGLSVEEEKEEIAEYFVEKLDPSALYVLGPGTTLAAVAQRIGLEKTLLGVDLIQNRRMLAKDVTETDILRALDRHPQSKIVVTPIGSQGFILGRGNQQISPAVIKMTGQDNLVVLSAPSKLATIRTLRVDTGDPQLDISLRGHRKVLVGRGRWKMMRVE, translated from the coding sequence ATGCGTTTGGCCGTCCTCATCAATCCCATCGCGGGCATGGGCGGGAGCGTGGGGCTCAAAGGAACCGATGGAGACGATGTCATACGCGAAGCTGTCCATAGAGGTGCGAAGCCAATGGCGGAGGACCGTATGCGAACAGCATTGGCGTCCGCCGGGGACCTAACGCAAGCGGAGATCATCACGTGCGGAGGGCCAATGGGGGAGAATGCGCTCAGCTCCCTGGGCATTGGTCATGAAGTGGTCTATATCACTCCAGATGATCCCAGTGCCAAGGACACGATGCAGGCTTGCGGACGGTTCTTGGATAGAAAGGCGGAGTTGCTTCTGTTCGCAGGAGGGGATGGCACGGCCAGAGATCTGCTCGATGCTATCGGCACGTCGATGCCGGTGATAGGCGTGCCTTCCGGGGTCAAGATGCATTCCGCGGTCTTCGCCAACTCTGCTAGGGACGCTGGTGCCCTGCTCTCTAACCACCTGAGAACCAAGCTCCAGCTCCGGGAAGCGGAGGTCATGGACATTGACGAGGAAGCCTATCGTCAGGGAAGGCTGAGCGCCAAGCTCTATGGGTATCTCCTCATGCCCTATGACCGCAGACTGGTCCAGCCGATCAAAGGGGAGGTGGAAGGGCTCAGCGTGGAGGAGGAGAAGGAGGAGATAGCGGAGTATTTCGTCGAAAAGCTTGATCCTTCCGCCCTCTACGTTCTCGGACCTGGCACGACCTTGGCTGCCGTGGCGCAGCGCATCGGCCTGGAGAAGACGCTTCTGGGTGTCGATCTCATCCAGAATAGGCGAATGCTGGCGAAGGACGTCACAGAAACGGACATCCTGCGGGCGCTCGACAGACATCCTCAGAGCAAGATAGTTGTCACGCCGATCGGCTCCCAAGGGTTCATCTTAGGAAGGGGGAACCAACAGATCTCCCCTGCGGTCATCAAGATGACCGGACAAGACAACTTGGTCGTGCTCTCCGCGCCGAGCAAGCTCGCCACCATTCGGACGTTGAGAGTGGACACCGGGGACCCTCAACTCGACATTTCTCTTCGCGGTCACCGGAAGGTCCTGGTAGGCCGGGGAAGATGGAAGATGATGCGGGTCGAATAG
- a CDS encoding ribbon-helix-helix domain-containing protein, whose amino-acid sequence MDGERITLRLEPEDLELLDSFIEKRPEFASRSQLARMAIRAFIEGAQVSSVSEEMGNRVTVELPRAALFVVQAMVREGVYNSVGGAIEETVRKEFLKPEYLEEMKKRVLEARDAVKMLP is encoded by the coding sequence ATGGACGGAGAGAGAATAACCCTTCGGCTAGAGCCGGAAGACCTCGAGCTTCTGGACAGCTTCATAGAGAAGCGTCCGGAATTCGCTTCGAGATCGCAGCTCGCCCGAATGGCGATCCGCGCGTTCATTGAAGGGGCACAAGTATCATCGGTGTCAGAGGAGATGGGCAACCGTGTGACGGTGGAGCTGCCAAGGGCTGCGCTCTTCGTCGTCCAAGCGATGGTGCGAGAAGGCGTCTACAACTCCGTCGGTGGGGCGATCGAGGAGACGGTCCGGAAGGAGTTCCTCAAGCCGGAGTACCTGGAAGAGATGAAGAAGAGGGTGCTCGAGGCGCGGGACGCGGTCAAGATGCTCCCCTAG
- the leuS gene encoding leucine--tRNA ligase — MADDWSHIEAKWQEQWYSAKLNESNPDGRPKFMIIFAYPGVTGYLHVGHMRGYTYVDSIARYKRMTGFNVLFPVGTHATGNGAISLAKRVRNNDRQTIEYLLYNGCPEDRLEELQDPIKVVKFFNEVYVNDYWRRFGFLADWRRFTSTIYPEYGKFIQWQFRKLMEKGLLIQKPYFAPACVSCGPVAIDASETDLQRGGNAETQEYTLLKFRCGDMYLMAATLRPETVYGQTNFWINPDVYYAKVRKGDDTWVISQPALDKLRYQMDDLEQVGTVNGRDLVGMKCIAPVIHREIMVLPASFCDPNVGTGLVTSVPSDAPDDWIALKNIQDDPETMAKFGLDPSEVRAIVPIAIIETKGWEPLPAVEIVERMGIKRSGDLQLLEAKKEIYKAGFHTGKMNSNCQEFAGMPVETAKEKIRAMMLSAGEAALFYDLSEEVICRCGGKVVIRKVPDQWFIDYANPLLTLESKEQAKNMHIMPQEYSQNIGGVLDWFRERACVRQGNWLGTHFPFDEKWIIEAISDSTLYPAFYLISHFVSRGEVQAEQLTEEVLDHVYLGRGLREEVAERSGIASTTLEAMRAEVEYWYPLDINLGGKEHMTVHFPAFLMNHVAIMDKRHWPQGILVHWYIVGKGGKISKSKGGAQPIPGAAERFGVDSMRFYYTHIASPFADVEWEEEAVENYKGRIDRIMSTVAELDRLECLEELTDADRWLLSRANTRIVEIHDCMKDYDLRTLANTIYFEMFNDVRWYSRRGGCNGEVAKRVLDIWVRCMTPITPHLAEELWSRIGSKGLVSAEEFPRVRLGEVDRQAEEAEEFLRSVLDDINEILKVTGIKPKIVHLYTSPEWKSRVCLKALDMARGKHLNVPNLTKAVMSDEEIKKRGKEAADFARRKAEDLMKRSSAELERLSVLFDEVRYLMEAAPFLAAEIGCDILVHRADDPEAPDPQRKARGAQPRRPAIYIE, encoded by the coding sequence ATGGCTGACGACTGGTCTCACATCGAGGCAAAATGGCAGGAGCAATGGTATTCCGCCAAACTCAACGAGTCGAACCCAGACGGTCGCCCCAAGTTCATGATCATCTTCGCCTATCCAGGCGTGACCGGCTATTTGCACGTCGGCCACATGCGGGGATACACCTATGTGGATTCAATCGCCCGATACAAGCGAATGACCGGATTCAACGTGCTCTTCCCGGTTGGCACTCATGCCACAGGCAACGGCGCCATAAGTCTGGCCAAGCGCGTGCGCAACAACGACCGGCAAACCATCGAGTACCTCCTTTACAACGGCTGCCCCGAGGACAGACTGGAGGAACTGCAGGACCCCATCAAGGTGGTCAAGTTCTTCAACGAGGTCTACGTGAACGACTACTGGCGTCGCTTTGGATTCCTGGCCGATTGGCGTCGCTTCACCTCTACCATCTATCCAGAATATGGCAAGTTCATCCAATGGCAGTTCCGCAAGTTGATGGAGAAAGGACTTCTCATCCAGAAACCGTATTTTGCGCCAGCCTGCGTGTCCTGCGGACCGGTGGCTATCGATGCTTCCGAGACCGACCTTCAACGTGGAGGCAATGCCGAGACGCAGGAATACACCCTGCTCAAGTTCAGATGCGGCGACATGTACCTCATGGCGGCCACCCTGCGTCCGGAGACGGTCTACGGACAGACCAACTTCTGGATCAATCCGGACGTCTATTACGCCAAAGTGAGGAAAGGGGACGATACCTGGGTCATCAGCCAACCGGCGCTGGACAAGCTTCGCTATCAGATGGACGATCTAGAACAAGTGGGCACAGTCAATGGCCGTGATCTGGTCGGGATGAAATGCATCGCGCCGGTCATCCACCGCGAGATCATGGTGCTTCCTGCTTCCTTCTGCGACCCCAACGTGGGGACGGGACTGGTGACGAGCGTGCCCTCCGACGCACCGGACGATTGGATCGCTCTCAAGAACATCCAGGACGACCCAGAAACCATGGCCAAGTTCGGACTCGACCCTTCTGAGGTTCGGGCAATCGTTCCCATCGCCATCATCGAGACCAAAGGATGGGAGCCCCTGCCGGCCGTGGAGATCGTGGAGAGGATGGGCATCAAGAGGTCGGGGGACCTTCAGCTCCTGGAGGCGAAGAAGGAGATATACAAGGCTGGCTTCCACACCGGGAAGATGAATTCCAATTGCCAGGAGTTCGCGGGCATGCCCGTGGAGACGGCCAAGGAGAAGATCCGTGCGATGATGCTCTCGGCTGGCGAAGCGGCCCTGTTCTACGACCTTTCGGAGGAGGTCATATGCCGTTGCGGGGGCAAGGTCGTCATCCGTAAAGTCCCTGACCAATGGTTCATCGACTATGCCAATCCCCTGCTTACCTTGGAGAGCAAGGAGCAGGCCAAGAACATGCACATCATGCCCCAAGAATACTCTCAGAACATCGGCGGGGTGTTGGATTGGTTCCGGGAGAGAGCCTGCGTGAGACAGGGCAACTGGCTCGGCACACATTTCCCATTCGACGAGAAGTGGATCATCGAGGCCATTTCCGATTCCACGCTATACCCTGCATTCTACCTGATATCCCATTTCGTTTCCAGGGGCGAGGTGCAAGCGGAACAGCTGACGGAAGAGGTCTTGGACCATGTCTATCTGGGAAGGGGGCTGAGGGAGGAGGTGGCAGAGCGAAGCGGCATCGCCAGCACCACTCTGGAGGCCATGCGGGCAGAAGTGGAGTACTGGTACCCGCTGGACATCAATCTGGGTGGCAAGGAGCACATGACGGTGCATTTCCCCGCCTTCCTCATGAATCATGTAGCGATCATGGACAAGAGGCATTGGCCCCAGGGGATACTGGTCCATTGGTACATCGTTGGAAAGGGGGGGAAGATATCCAAGTCCAAGGGCGGAGCTCAACCGATACCTGGTGCGGCCGAGCGCTTCGGCGTGGACTCCATGCGCTTCTACTACACGCACATCGCCTCTCCCTTCGCGGATGTGGAATGGGAGGAGGAGGCGGTCGAGAACTACAAGGGGCGGATCGACCGGATCATGTCCACGGTCGCCGAACTGGATCGCCTTGAGTGCCTGGAGGAGCTCACGGATGCCGATCGCTGGTTGCTCTCCCGGGCTAACACTCGCATCGTGGAAATCCACGACTGCATGAAGGACTACGACCTGCGCACCCTGGCCAATACCATCTATTTCGAGATGTTCAACGACGTGCGCTGGTATTCCCGGCGGGGGGGCTGCAACGGCGAGGTCGCAAAACGCGTCCTGGACATATGGGTGCGCTGCATGACCCCGATAACCCCACACCTGGCGGAGGAGCTGTGGTCGAGAATCGGATCGAAAGGACTGGTCTCTGCGGAGGAATTTCCACGAGTTCGTCTAGGTGAAGTGGATCGCCAGGCGGAGGAGGCGGAGGAGTTCCTTCGTTCGGTCTTAGATGACATCAACGAGATCCTCAAGGTCACGGGCATCAAGCCAAAGATCGTGCACCTCTACACCTCCCCAGAATGGAAATCAAGGGTATGCCTCAAAGCGCTTGACATGGCCAGAGGGAAGCATCTCAACGTGCCCAATCTCACGAAGGCGGTCATGAGCGACGAGGAGATCAAGAAGCGGGGCAAGGAGGCGGCAGACTTCGCCCGCCGAAAGGCCGAGGACCTCATGAAGCGTTCTTCGGCAGAGCTGGAAAGGCTGAGCGTTCTCTTCGACGAGGTACGCTATCTCATGGAGGCGGCCCCATTCCTGGCGGCGGAAATTGGCTGTGACATTCTCGTTCACAGAGCGGACGATCCTGAGGCTCCGGACCCGCAGCGCAAGGCCAGGGGAGCGCAGCCCAGACGCCCTGCGATCTACATCGAGTGA